From a single Verrucomicrobiota bacterium genomic region:
- a CDS encoding L-fucose/L-arabinose isomerase family protein: MKDGKTVFGLIIGNRGFFPDRLAQEGRDEMVKLLADAGYGVVAVGPKDTKFGAIETRREAKICAELFRKHRDEIDGVVVSLPNFGDERGVADTLLMAGLNVPVLMQAYPDEPGKMDIANRRDSLCGKMSACNNLAQYRIPYSLTELHTVSPDSDSFRQDLADFAATCRVVAGLRNARLGAIGARPAAFNTVRYSEKILQLSGISVETIDLSEVLGRVERLKEGEYKDKLDALRKYISCKGIPAESLVKMAKLGVVVDRWVEENDLDGTAFQCWTAIEEYFGVVPCAIMSMMSDALRPSACEVDVAGLVGMLALARAAQSPSMLLDWNNNYGDDPDKAVAFHCSNLPRSVFADVRMSCQDILAGTVGTENAYGTLVGRIKPGPMTFCRVDTDDENGTIRSYVGEGEFTDDPLETFGGYGVVEIPDFQELLAYICDMGFEHHVAATLSEVADPIYEAFDKYLGWDVYYHE, translated from the coding sequence ATGAAAGACGGCAAGACGGTCTTTGGACTCATCATCGGCAACCGCGGGTTCTTCCCCGACCGGCTCGCGCAAGAGGGCCGCGACGAGATGGTCAAGCTCCTCGCCGACGCGGGCTATGGCGTCGTGGCCGTCGGCCCGAAGGACACGAAGTTCGGCGCGATCGAGACGCGGCGAGAAGCCAAGATCTGCGCCGAGCTGTTCAGGAAGCACCGCGACGAGATCGACGGCGTCGTGGTGTCACTGCCCAACTTCGGCGATGAGCGCGGCGTGGCCGACACGCTGCTCATGGCGGGGCTCAACGTACCGGTGCTCATGCAGGCTTACCCCGATGAGCCGGGCAAAATGGACATCGCCAACCGGCGCGATAGTCTCTGCGGCAAGATGTCGGCCTGCAACAACCTGGCCCAGTACCGCATCCCCTACTCCCTTACCGAGCTTCATACGGTCTCGCCCGATTCGGACAGTTTCCGGCAGGATCTGGCCGACTTCGCCGCGACATGCCGCGTCGTCGCCGGCCTGCGCAACGCGCGCCTCGGCGCGATCGGCGCGCGGCCGGCGGCATTCAACACGGTGCGCTACAGCGAGAAGATTCTCCAGCTTTCCGGCATCAGCGTCGAGACCATCGACCTGAGCGAGGTGCTGGGCCGCGTCGAGCGGCTCAAGGAAGGCGAGTACAAGGACAAGCTCGACGCGCTCAGGAAATACATCTCCTGCAAGGGCATCCCCGCCGAGTCGCTCGTGAAGATGGCCAAGCTCGGCGTCGTCGTGGATCGCTGGGTCGAGGAGAACGACCTCGACGGCACGGCGTTCCAGTGCTGGACGGCGATCGAGGAGTACTTCGGCGTGGTGCCGTGCGCGATCATGAGCATGATGAGCGACGCGCTCCGCCCAAGTGCCTGCGAGGTTGACGTCGCCGGGCTGGTCGGCATGCTTGCGCTCGCCCGCGCGGCGCAGTCACCCAGCATGCTGCTCGACTGGAACAACAACTACGGTGACGACCCAGACAAGGCCGTCGCCTTCCATTGCAGCAACCTGCCGCGGTCGGTCTTCGCCGACGTGCGCATGTCGTGCCAGGACATTCTGGCGGGCACGGTCGGGACCGAGAACGCCTACGGCACCCTCGTGGGCCGCATCAAACCGGGCCCGATGACCTTCTGCCGCGTCGACACCGACGACGAGAACGGCACCATCCGCAGCTACGTCGGCGAGGGCGAGTTCACTGACGACCCGCTCGAGACCTTCGGCGGCTACGGCGTCGTCGAGATCCCCGACTTCCAGGAGCTCCTCGCCTACATCTGCGACATGGGCTTCGAGCACCACGTCGCCGCCACCCTGAGCGAGGTGGCCGACCCCATCTACGAGGCCTTCGACAAGTACCTGGGGTGGGACGTGTACTATCACGAGTAG
- a CDS encoding acetate--CoA ligase family protein, translated as MSNDLDAIAGLFAHVTGEGRSTLFEHEVYDVLAHMGLGVPRHVFLPAGETLADAALALFGDRRVVVKVVSPLITHKTEAGGVRLNVYPDEVTGAVLEMTREVPVTYAAWLVENAAMAGHLPGGLLADPGAPEARGALEARIRESIVGFLVVEQVRYDAVFGGELMIGVRSDRAFGPIIVLGTGGIHADFFNERLGAGEGFAVASAEMLSDEAITGFVQRPAVYRALSGTMRGTRRQVSDDELTGVVRAFRDLKAAFCRTNPGAAWNIVECEVNPYVAVEGRLVPLDGVLRFEANRPAPAPRPYRKVGKLLDPTTVGLVGVSGRKGSPAGTILTNLLNSGVRPEDVFIIHPQETEVHGCACVPTWDELAARLAGRKLDLFVVGVAAEGPPGRTAADVVEELITRNLAEAILVISAGFGETERGQERNEHLRRMLADAHATPGGAPSSDGAPSSDGGPVVNGPNTLGNVYGRVDTRFTPRHKSSADDRGKRNCALICQSGAFMLARQSDLAGVINPPVSVSIGNQLDLTLSDYLKYLKDHDGIDVFGIYVEGFNELDGLEFARTAREVVARGRAIVAYKAGRTPEGKSAATGHAASVAGDYPVARAVLEAAGVYVAGELGEFQDMLKLCSLLADTTLDHSKQHAHIGAVSNAGFEKCAIGDNVQDGRESPLFRIASLDDSTLARVEETFARYRIADVVDVSEILDLTPIANDQTYADVVRAILGDKNVDAGIISIVPETAMLTTLDGVENEDIRAEGSVATHLIRIRRETRKPFIVPIESGRLYEPMRELLQANDIPVFHLVDDATRTFGKYLRYRLKTGL; from the coding sequence ATGAGCAACGATCTCGACGCGATCGCCGGCCTGTTTGCACACGTAACCGGCGAGGGTCGTTCCACGTTGTTCGAGCACGAGGTCTACGACGTGCTTGCGCACATGGGCCTCGGCGTGCCGCGGCACGTTTTTCTGCCTGCCGGTGAGACCCTCGCCGACGCGGCGCTCGCGCTGTTCGGCGACCGGCGCGTCGTTGTCAAAGTCGTCTCGCCGCTTATCACGCACAAGACCGAGGCCGGCGGCGTGCGCCTCAACGTCTACCCCGACGAAGTGACCGGCGCCGTTCTTGAGATGACGCGCGAGGTGCCGGTGACGTACGCGGCGTGGCTCGTCGAGAACGCAGCCATGGCCGGCCACCTGCCGGGCGGGCTGCTCGCCGATCCCGGCGCGCCCGAGGCGCGGGGCGCGCTCGAAGCGCGCATCCGCGAGAGCATCGTCGGGTTCCTTGTCGTCGAGCAGGTGCGCTACGACGCCGTGTTCGGCGGGGAGCTCATGATCGGCGTGCGGTCCGATCGCGCGTTCGGCCCGATCATCGTGCTCGGCACCGGCGGCATCCACGCCGACTTCTTCAACGAGCGGCTCGGGGCGGGCGAGGGATTCGCCGTCGCATCGGCCGAGATGCTCTCGGACGAGGCGATCACCGGCTTTGTCCAGCGCCCCGCCGTCTACCGCGCGCTGTCGGGCACAATGCGCGGCACGCGGCGCCAGGTGAGCGACGACGAGTTGACCGGCGTTGTGCGAGCCTTCCGCGATCTCAAGGCGGCATTTTGCAGGACCAATCCGGGCGCGGCATGGAACATCGTCGAGTGCGAGGTCAATCCGTACGTCGCCGTCGAAGGGAGGCTCGTGCCGCTCGACGGCGTGCTGCGCTTCGAGGCGAACCGGCCCGCGCCGGCGCCGCGGCCGTATCGCAAGGTGGGCAAGCTGCTTGATCCAACCACCGTGGGGCTCGTCGGCGTCTCGGGCCGCAAGGGCAGTCCGGCCGGCACGATCCTGACGAACCTGCTCAACTCGGGCGTCCGGCCCGAGGACGTGTTCATCATCCATCCGCAGGAGACCGAGGTCCATGGTTGTGCGTGCGTGCCGACATGGGACGAACTGGCGGCGCGGCTCGCGGGCCGCAAGCTCGACCTGTTCGTCGTCGGCGTGGCCGCCGAGGGTCCGCCGGGCCGTACCGCCGCCGACGTGGTTGAGGAGCTCATCACGCGCAATCTCGCCGAGGCGATCCTCGTCATCAGCGCCGGCTTCGGCGAGACCGAGCGCGGCCAGGAGCGCAATGAGCACCTGCGCCGGATGCTCGCCGACGCGCATGCGACACCCGGCGGCGCGCCGTCAAGCGACGGCGCGCCGTCAAGTGACGGCGGTCCCGTCGTCAACGGCCCGAACACGCTCGGTAACGTCTACGGCCGCGTGGACACCCGGTTCACCCCGCGTCACAAGAGCTCTGCCGACGACCGGGGCAAGCGCAACTGTGCGCTCATCTGCCAGAGCGGCGCGTTCATGCTCGCGCGCCAGAGCGACCTGGCCGGCGTGATTAACCCGCCCGTAAGCGTCTCGATCGGCAACCAGCTCGACCTGACGCTGAGCGACTACCTCAAGTATCTCAAGGATCACGACGGGATCGACGTGTTCGGCATCTATGTCGAGGGCTTCAACGAGCTCGACGGACTCGAGTTCGCCCGCACCGCGCGCGAGGTCGTCGCGCGCGGCCGCGCGATCGTTGCCTACAAGGCAGGCCGCACGCCCGAGGGCAAGAGCGCGGCCACAGGCCACGCCGCGTCGGTCGCCGGCGACTACCCGGTCGCCCGGGCCGTGCTCGAGGCCGCGGGTGTCTACGTCGCCGGCGAGCTTGGCGAGTTCCAGGACATGCTCAAGCTCTGCTCGCTGCTGGCGGACACAACGCTCGACCACTCGAAGCAGCACGCCCACATCGGCGCCGTGAGCAACGCCGGCTTCGAGAAGTGCGCCATCGGCGACAACGTCCAGGACGGCCGTGAGAGCCCGCTGTTCAGGATCGCCAGCCTCGACGACTCGACGCTCGCCCGTGTCGAGGAGACGTTCGCCCGCTACCGCATCGCCGACGTCGTTGATGTCTCCGAGATCCTCGACCTCACCCCGATCGCCAACGACCAGACGTACGCCGACGTCGTCCGCGCGATTCTGGGCGACAAGAACGTTGATGCGGGTATCATTTCGATCGTGCCCGAGACCGCCATGCTGACCACGCTCGACGGGGTTGAGAACGAGGATATCCGTGCTGAAGGCAGCGTCGCCACGCACCTCATCCGCATCCGGCGCGAGACCCGCAAGCCGTTCATCGTGCCGATCGAATCGGGCCGCCTCTACGAGCCGATGCGCGAGCTGCTCCAGGCCAACGATATCCCCGTGTTCCACCTCGTCGACGACGCGACCCGCACCTTCGGCAAGTACCTCCGCTACCGTCTCAAAACCGGACTGTAA
- the rpsD gene encoding 30S ribosomal protein S4 has product MGRYTGPKYRIQRRLGVELPGLGKPGAVAKRATPPGMASKRRRKLSDYAIRLQEKQKLRYHYGLGERQLRRFIRMSKKGMAARKHPQGWAGRLIGILESRIDNVIFRAGWARSIPAARQVVVHGHAYVNGKRLDIPSAVLEIGDRVTLSPKMEGCVQTKDARENPRLDLPEYLQFTSGDKKEVELVAEPVPGNFPIEFELSYIAELYSGI; this is encoded by the coding sequence ATGGGACGGTATACTGGACCGAAGTACAGGATTCAGAGGCGCTTGGGGGTCGAGCTCCCGGGGCTGGGCAAGCCCGGCGCTGTCGCCAAGCGGGCGACCCCGCCCGGCATGGCCAGCAAGCGCCGCCGCAAGCTGTCGGACTATGCGATCCGGCTGCAGGAGAAGCAGAAGCTGCGCTACCACTACGGCCTCGGCGAGCGCCAGCTCCGCCGGTTCATCCGGATGAGCAAGAAGGGCATGGCGGCGCGCAAGCATCCTCAGGGCTGGGCAGGGCGCCTGATCGGCATCCTGGAGTCGCGCATTGACAACGTGATCTTCCGTGCCGGATGGGCGCGCTCGATCCCGGCGGCGCGGCAGGTGGTCGTGCACGGCCACGCCTACGTCAACGGCAAGCGGCTCGACATCCCGTCGGCCGTGCTCGAGATCGGGGACCGCGTGACGCTGTCGCCCAAGATGGAGGGCTGCGTGCAGACGAAGGACGCGCGCGAGAACCCGCGTCTCGATCTGCCCGAGTATCTGCAGTTCACCAGCGGCGACAAGAAGGAAGTCGAGCTCGTCGCCGAGCCGGTGCCGGGTAATTTCCCGATCGAGTTCGAGTTGTCCTATATCGCCGAGCTGTACTCGGGCATCTGA